From the genome of Scleropages formosus chromosome 25, fSclFor1.1, whole genome shotgun sequence:
CTTTAAAATGCAATACAGACAcaaaaagtcaatttttttttattattattaaagaaaagCCCTCACATCCTCTCGCAGTTGTGAACCCAGCCCTTGATGCAGATCAGCCACAGCAGGACACCGTACTCGTGATGCTCCTGACAAACATTCAAGTCTCGCTGAGCAGCTGTGCAAATTACATTACGCCTTATGACATCAGTAATGCTTAATGACGTCAGTACGGACACTGACATCCTTAATGTCAGCTGTGACTGTAGACCATTCCGGAATGTGTGAAgttgtacaaacacacagtgccTTTCTCCTCCAGTCTTCCCAAACTGCTGCTCTTTTGTGGCACTAGATAGTCATTCCACACTCTGACAGATGtaaatgctgtttgtttttgtgatcAATCAGTTCATTCTGTAATtactttttctccccccccccccgtttcctgctttcccttcccttcttcCAACTCCTGCTTCTCATCTCCTGTTCCCTGCTCATCTTTAGGTGTTGGTGAGATGTTCTGGACCCAGTTAAAGGACAGAATAAGACCTCAGCATTGCAATCCTCTGGCTCTTCTTCCTTTTCTCGTAATCTCATTCtccttctctcgctctctctcgcacTCCCTTTAccttcttcctttttctcctAGAAAAATTAGGAAATGAATATGAAACGAAATTGGACAGTGTAAACGGAAAATATGTACGAAACATCTGCAAATGTATATAACGGAACAGAGGTGGATATTGTCATAGCTTGCCACATGGCAGTCATAATCAGCCCTTCTCGGCTGTTTGTTTTCCCTTATGACAACAGAGTGACTTTTCTGTACtgattttaagggcttttgtATCTAACATCATCCTGTTTTCATCAAGTCTCTTAAGTGTGTTACTAAaagttgtccccccccccccccctcactttTAGTTCTGTGTCCAGCCCACTTGTGATCTATTGTGATCTAGGCCTTGCCAGTATGAAAGAAAAGTTTTAAGTGGGGTAATAAAGGGGTAATTTGTCCCACTAGCAGTTCTTACAGTGAAAAGCTGAAGCTCCACTATACATTGTTAATGTCAAACACCggtttttctcctcttttggttctgtttaaaaacacatttctagaTTTTTTGTATAACTACTAGATGCAAAGCATACAAACAGATTGTCAAATATCGgaaaatagcattttattttatttttttaatctttcactCCAGCTATGAAGCATTATTTATCAAGACTGTGTGTTAAATAATGCCAGAAACTGTCAATAGAAGTTGTTCCCCTCACATACACCATCTAGAACCCCTCCAACAGCAGCTTGGGACAGGAGTGGTGACAGATTCACCAGGTATTGCTATGTTACTCACTAATTATGTAAAAggtggaaatggaaaaatacttAGTTCTAGCATTGCAGGAAAGTTtgctatttgtttttaatttccttatGTAACTTCAAAGGTTCTCATTGACCTTCAGGCTGCCGTGCAAATATAATTTTAACACAGTGAAACTTCACCGTCGGCAGTCTTGCTTCACAGAAACTGTAGCAGTTACACGGGAACCATAGTGAAACTAAAACATGTGATTTTACATACCTTCCTGTCCCTCCGATTACTGCTGTAAAAGTAGGAAAAGGGCTGGGTTTGGAATTAGCCGCTCGTTGCGCATTGATGTCTTGCTATCATGTGATGTTGCCGCAGGGGTGGGAATGGCGTGACAACGTGCACATTTTGTGTAGAGTGCAGATCTGATGCAGCACAAGAGCTGCACAGGATATTAAAGATATCCTGTGGGAAAAAGTTATTTACCCTGCAGATTTTTCTGAGACACATCAGTTAGTTTTTATTGAAGTGGCTGAGATTTTACTGATATTGTAGATAATCCACAGATATAGATTTTGAGTTTTCTGATCCCCCAAACATTCcccataaattaattttaaaacattaaaaaaaaaaaaaaacattttgagatGTCAACCTCTGGGTCatctaaattatttattacatatttatgttcatatttatttattagacagGAATGCAGGTGGTTTACACAATTGGGGGCTGCACTACAGCAGGCCTTCTCCGTCACAGAACTCCCTCTGCTGACATTTGATTAGCTTCATTATTAAAATGCCTTTAGTGTTGCCCCCCCAAACCCAAATTTAACTTGGGGCATCAAATGCAtcaacaaacacatttgaaaCAGGCGCTGAAACAACACAGCAGACAAAAGCGGAGTGGGAGGGAGACTACTAGAGCTGCAGCAGCCTGCTGTTTCAACAGCCACCCCCTGCTCTGAGTGTTTGCGCCACCTGTAGAAGTTTTCCACTCATCTTTTAGTACTTTCAGTATCTATTGTAGAAAACTGAATgggtaggatttttttttttttttttaagtggctGTTGCTCATGTCATCTtggaaataaacaggaaaaaaattggGGAGAGAAAAGCTTCCATAATCCATcccttcagtgtttttgtttttcactgtggAATCAAATGTTAAacctttttctgttctgttaaaTTCTGCTGTTTCAGAAAGGTACAGGCACTTACTCTGTAACTTActcaataaaaagagaaaatggaaCTCGGGAGAGTGACTTGTTAAGCTGCCACGTGCAGGAATATAGATGCAGTGTGCAAATGTGAACATGACTTTCTCAACCCACAGCAGCTGTGAGAAAATATGGAATGAGTTTGCAGAATAGAATCACTAAATGTGGTCCTACATCCATCTCAAAACAGCTGTGAATTGAGGTAACCTTTCTTATGCTGTATCACTCCTTTAATTTACTATTCAACAAATGCAATTATCAAAAAAGGACAGTCAAACCAGATTGTAACGGAGATCAAATACCACTACTGTGAAAGTTAAAtttcatgataaaaaaaaagttttactggagttcttttgtttttatgaaccACAGAGGCTCATATTTGCAGATGGAATTTGCTCATTGAGGATGCAAGATGCCTCCAGCAAACAACACTAAACTGCATGTCGAGTGCTTGCGAGTTAGTCCTGTGTAGTTTCCTTGGCCTCAGAGGGAAAAAGTTTCCAGAGGCCAGCTTTGTGGGTTGAATGGACCTTGATTAGAGCAGAGGCCATGCAAAAGATAATACTCCAGAACAATCCCAGAGGAGTGAGGCTCATGCCTGCTAGCAAGAGCCCTAGTCAACACCACCTGTAGCAAAGCCATATCCCAGAGTGCCATGGACAGGACAATCAAGATATGCTTTTGCTGATCATTTATTTTGTAGGACATACAtctcaaatgaaaataaactttacCATCTCATTGCTGTTGTCAAGTGCAGTCACAATCaatttgtaaaatacaaaatttagatttttaatataaacCTTCTGACAGTTTGGGGAGGCTTTACAATTAATACCCTACAATAATACATTCTGTAGTTTTGCATTTACACACAAAGGTATATACAAAGGTTTATAGTAAATCCTTGGCTTTCAATTAAAACTTGTGTTCACTAATTATGAATTTGCTAAAAATATGGCAGTACttatttggatttttatttacagacaATGATATCTACAAAAGATTTTGCTAGTTGAGAAGAGGCATTTCTGCAATTTGAACATAATTACAAGTAGTAccatttgcagttttttgctgTCTGATAAAAGATGTAAAACACAAACCTGCCCTGTGCAGCAATTCAGAATACATAATTCGGCCATGCAAATCTCACATTAAGCAGTCCTGAACGTTGAACTCGGGACACAATGAACCAAAAAAGAATGCTGAGACGTTTCTCTCCTTTGTTCGCTTGACACAACAATGTTACTTGCTGTGGTGATAGAACCTCTGTCCTGACTGGCTGTGTGAGAGGTAGGCGTGACGAGGAGCTGACTGTGGGGAACTCTGAAAGGTAGCCTGCGGCAGAAACCGTATGTCAAATACAGAAGACTGTCACAATAAACAAGCTAGTCTGTGTAGATTCCCTTCAATATGGTTTATAATTGCAGGGCTGTCTGAACATGAAAGGCAACAGGAGCCTGGTAATGTGGGACTCACTGAATGGGTCTGCTGTGGGGGGGTCCCGTGAGTGAAGCCCCCAGGCGAGGCTGGGCGTGGTGGGTGAGCATATGGTAAGCCAGACTGTCAGGAAAATACCAAAAGAACAACAGCACAGTGATGTGAAGAGGAACCTTTTtaatacaattatttttaatggaactTGACAACCTGCTGGCTCACCTTGGCTGGGGGTATCTGCACAGCAATGGAGGCATTGGGCATCAGACCAGCAGCACTGGGGTGTAGAGCCTGGGGGTGCATGGGCCTCAGGGTGCTCTGTTACATGCATGTACACACAAAGAAGGAATGACAAAGGATAGAAAAGGCTCTGCTGCTGTTACCCAGGACCAGCTGTGATTCTGGAGGTCACACCTCACACAAGACTCACCGAGTCAGTAAAGCCTGATTGCTGGTTGGCATGTTCCAGCTGCTTCTGCAGAGGGATCCCAGTGCTGGAGATGAAACCTGTGAACGTTGGGGGGGAAGCCAAACGTTGGACGTAGGTATACATGCTCATGTGagcacacacaaagacacacacagacagcagtcAGCAGGGACACACCTGGCTGTGAGGTGAAGTGGCTGTGAACTGTGTAAGCCTGCTGCTGGTGAGGCAGGTACTGCATGGCCTGGAACGCAGATGCACCTAGACACAAATGAAAAGGAAGACGAGATCAAGAAGAGCGAGAGaaagctccacacacacacacacacacacacacacacacacacacacacacacacacacacacgaaacacAAACAAACGGACACAAGTACCTCTCAACTGGGAGCTGCTGGCATAGCTGACCGGTACAGGCTGACCCGGCGCGTAGGGGGAAGCGTGCTGCGGCTGGCTGACCCCGAAGGGCCCATGAGCGGTCTGGCTTGATGTGTACTGGCCGTGCTCCGAACTCCCCGCACTGAAGCCAGGCTGGGCCTGGAAGTGACGCCCCTGTCACATGACAACAGCCAGCAACAGGCGCTCACGGCACACTTCGCTACAACAACATTTTCTTTATCTTAATACTTCAAGAAAACTTCAAGGTACTTTCAACTTTAAATGTCAAGATTCTTTGATAGGCAGCATCCAAAACCAGAGTTTACCTAGTATTTTGTGACGTGTGGTGTAGACCTGAGACGTAGGGTACATACGCTGTTCATACTCACAGGAATAACAGGGGACTGGAACAACTGTTTGCTGCGCTCTCCCAGCAGAGCTCCCGGACGACCATGACTCACTGGACTACCTGAAAGGGTCAAGCAGGTTGGAAAGAGATGAGTACAAGCAGGTAGATTTAGAGGTAAAGGAAATAAGAGTACAGCAGAGTCTTTATTATCCAGCCTAAACAAAACTGGCAGTGGGCTGGATAATACAGAACCATGTATAATATGAGCTGTACTTGAAATTAGATTGCTAGACCTAACTCAGCAGTTAAACAAAAAGCTACAAAACCATTTTCAACTCTATTCAGCAATcattatttcaatgttttaaaaacaaaatcctaaagagaaataaaattaaatcagttaTTGCGTTGTCACATTCGAGCACATAACTAACAGACTTTCTATGGAGCAAGATGTTTAGAGGGGGTGAAGATCACTGTTTGAAGCTGCGGGCAGTTCTAAACTGGATGGGTTTTTAGCggcatttaagaaaaaatatcttGCATAATAAGGATGAAAAAATACCTGCAACTGGATAATATGGAAGGCCAGATAATTGGGACTCTACCGTATAGGGAAGCGGACAAAAGAATTCAcgtcatttaaaacattttaaaatgtcgcTACCAAGTACACTAGAACAATATTGTATAGATTCCATTGATGGGGGAAATCCCTTCAGAAAGATGAGATCATTTCTCAAAGTTAAATTTATGCTTCTGAAAAAGAGAAGCAGTCAGTTTCACATCCTTCACCCAGTGGACTCATCCTTGATGGTTGGGAGTAGCCCCTTAGAAACTACAGCATCAGTTTACACACCTTGCATGCTCAGCACGTGCTGCCCGGAGTGGATGGGCATGTTGGGCTGGTAGGTGGCTGAGGTCAAGGTTGTCATGTCACTATGAAAGGAGAAGATGTCATTCCAAAGCACCAGGTTTTCACACAGGTCTGACTGAAATGCACACTACCAtatcaaagttttaaaaaattagtatcacaacacacaaataaattgtGAAGCAATGCAGACTGCCAGAATCTGTCATCCACAGCCCTGCTTGTCATTGTCAGAGTGCCGTGATTTATTGCTGCTCCTTGCCTCCCTCTGCTCCTCACCTCTGCTCCTTCCTCCGGCGTTTCTCCTCTTCGTGGAGCACCTTCTTCAGCTGAAGGAAAAGCTGGtgcttctcctcctgcaggCCCTGCAATTTCTCCTCCATCTTCATAATCTAGAAAGAGCAGATTATTAAGACCGAGGAGTTACTACAGAACGAATGGGAAGAGTGAGAAACAGGCAGAAGAGTACAGCAACTGTTCTAATCCTTAGATtttaacttacaattattgtaAGCCCAGGCATTTAACCATTACACCAAATTGTTTTCTTTGGCCCTCTAAGTCATGTTAAAAGTGTCACATGGGTCTCATCTCttctttctattatttattcctGTTCCATTCCCTCACCTGTTCCTTAGTCTCCTCCAAGGACAtcctctcctccatctccttcttcctcttcctctcttcctcctccttcattTTCTGTTCCATCATTTTGtccacttcctcttcctctgtgacaaaaaaaaaaaatcataagggACGGTTCACACACTAACACCACCCTCAACTTGCACATTACTTCTGCtgatatatttatgcatttagtcAAAACTTTTGtcatagttaaaaaaaactgcatgaaacAACAAGAGTCTTAGACACATACACAAGATTATGAAAACACAGCCTGTTTGATATGATTTTTGTTGTTACTTAACTCAAGCAGCTGCTTAtacaagtgacattcaaatagcaaatacatagatattcACAACATATAGTGCTGGACTGTAGCTGAGAAGAGATcgagagaaatgtgtcaaaagaactgggtttgagacccttctgaGATggcgagagagagtgtgtaagTCATCACATTATCCGAAGAGACTGCCAGAAATGCAAGATATTAAAATCTCAAAGTGCTGCAGCAGGGTGGCAGTGTGTGAACCAGATTCTCACCTTGTCTCTTGCGCTCCCGCTCCCTCATGATGTGCTTGTGCAGGGCTCTGGCCATAGCATTGGACAGCTTGGGTCTCTCAAGGAGGGCAGGCATGGCTGTGGGCAGTGGGGGAGCCAGCTGTCGACACAGCAACACAGTGTCAAAAAACAAAACGTACATCATAGAGCAcgaaacagcaacaaaaactgCACACTTGCATTGGAACGAACAACGAGCACGTAACGAGCTACTACACGCTAATCATTAGTGCAGTGgcatatatataacatataacataaaatatattcGACAGATATTGTCTTTTTGTAGAAAGTATTTTTCGAGATAAggtaacacatttacacagtataCAACTCAACCCGAAACATCATTTGCAGTCTGAGTCCGTCCGGTGCTATGCGAGGCGAAAGACGTCGTCAGCCGGCATCAACCTCAAAAAGTAACGCAATTGGAAACCATCAAACCTGAGAGTAGTTATATTAAGATATCTTAAATAGGCAATACGTTTAATTTATATACTTCCATTATGAACTATTTCCgaactaaatgaaaacaaactcaAAACTGAACGTTTACGGTTTAGCTACTAGCTAAGTGAGCACAGCAGGCTCGCGTACCAGACTTGCAACAAAACTGTTGGAATCTTCAAATGGACGTTTCTCCAAGTTTAAGCACCTTTGTTACCCTTGTGTGCAGCTCTCTTATTGTTCGGTTagtttgtaaacaaaacaagacGAGCAACGCAAATATATTAGCCTTTGCTAAACGGCAGCTATCAGAATATTTTGGTGGCGCACTGAGGAAGCGTCGAACTTCCGCTGTAGCAGCGCGAGACACAGGTCAGAAGGAAAAGTGCTTCCGGTTTGGTGTCCAGCTGCAATTAGCGATGGACACTGGGGAAGTTCCATAAATGCAAATTCTCGAAAAGAAATCTGACTTTATTGCGCTCTCGAATATAATAAAACAGTACATTATGACTATACAAGATtcaactaattaaaaaaaactattatacTTAGTAAATCGTTCAACATTTTAATCTAAACCTGAATTCCCCGactcctctcttttttttccctttttttataCGTATCTTTATTACTGTTAGTTATTTTCTTTATACTACTGTGTTgtgttcataaaaaataaatacatcggGGAAGTGGCGCAGTTTCGGTGAAATAACGCGAAAAAGGTCCGCCTACAAAGTGCTTCCGGTTTGGAGTCGTGATTTGTACTTAATgcttctgaatttatttattttgattctgTAGATAGACGCAGAAATTCTGGTCAGACCTTCTCAATGCAGTAGGATCTCGGTTTTCGTCTGATCTGCCCTTTACTTTTAAGCATGTTGTTTGGATTCTACAAATATGAGAGATCACAATAATAGGTACCATATATAATTAATcttatattcttattattgGCCAAATATTACACGTTAGTTTAGTCATTGAAATCCTTTCTTTCCCCcatttataaaagaaattaaacattacaagAACAGTTATAATTTCTAAAAAGCCCAAAAACTGCAACAGCTGTGCTTCTGTTGACATCTTACCCTATTTGTAATGAAAGGGTCTTTTTtcctgtatatttattatttttttatccatttttctttgttgtatttccTCTGGGATAGttgtaatatatgtaatatctaaaaattgctgttttttgtttaaaaaaactactGGACTGTTAAGGCTCCACCCCCTTCAAACTTAATGTAACAGATGAAATGCTCTATATTGTTCTGAGTCATTTTTTAAACGAAATCTGGGGATGTTCTCACATTGCAGTTGTTACATGTAACACATCCATGCCAAGTGCTGAGTCACAAAAATCTTGGTCTATTCATTAActcactgcaaacacacattaATCACCTTTCACCTGGACTTGAGTCATGATGTCCATCGCTCACCTCCTTCAAAGCAGTGCTCTTTAACACTCATGGAAAGTCTTTGAAGCACTCTTAAAATTAACCTGCATTCTAaggttttaacatttttttctatctCTCAAAACCCATTTGaactacttttacatttacagaaacaaagGGTAATGACTTAAAACAATACTAAACTGTAACAAGTGTGTCATCTCAAAATAGTTAAAACGGGAACCAAAAAGAGGAACAGTACGCAATAAGCATCTGAGTTACCAGTTTTATAATGGTTGTGAGTGGACAGCTTACAGCAACACTGCTGCATGTAAAGTTCAAAcgtgaaataaaaacagaaaattagaCCATAAGTAATAGAAGACAACCAAATCCCAACATGAGCTAGACGTACTGATACGTCAAAATAGCAGTAATAGctgaaaaaacacatgaaaaagagAACTCTTCAGTGCTTCAGTTATATGCCACCAATGTAAAAGTTTTCAAGCTGTACTACTAGTACACTTAAGTACACATTGTTCATTCAAAATGAACAGGGCCTGTCTAAATTCAGTTTCATTCTAAGGTAGACTTAATTGCACACACATATTGGTACAAAAAAATAGTTGATCACAGCTGATCATGGTTCTTTAACTGTAGTTAAAGAGACCCACAAATTCACCACTGACACCTCACTCTGTTGATACATGATTGGCCATCAAAAGATTTTCAAGAAGCAGAGGGCAAGCTAATATATTAACTCCAAACTGTATTACAACTTTAAAAACTGCAGCTGGAAGAGTGCAAATGTTGTGGGGGGAGATGGAGAGCTTAGAGAAAGAGACTGCTgtgaagagaagagaaatgaaCCAAGCTACTGAGACAGACAGATGTGAAGAAGAACTGTGTTGACTGTGTTAGACTTTTTGCTCCAGTGGCCTGTCAGCAGCTCAACcaggtttttattttgcaggtCTGAGATGTTGGAAAGAGATGAGGATCAGCAGTGATGAGTGATTACATTTCCCTCGGTCTTCCACCATACACACTTTCATCACTGTAAGCAATATACAGGAAAAAGTCCTCTTCGTGGTGTTCCTAGGgaacagaaagaggaaaattaaattttgctttcaaggtatgaaaaaaagaaagcaaaccaTTCAATGTGAAAACAATGCTAATGGGTTCTACAGGACACTCCTGTAAGTCTCTTCTTTCCCTCATCATGAAAATCATAATTGCCACAAAGCATGGCCAGAAGATGCACCTGATACAGAAGCCCCATGGTGGCCGACGTGGGAGGAATGACGTTGTTGAcgaaaaagaaaagtgcatccTCAGCCCTCAAGTGGATCCGCTTCCGGATCAGAAAGTAGAACTGACCCACTTTACAgttaaatgggggggggaaaaaaaaaaaaaaaaacagaatattttttaaaaattataaaaggtTTATTCATGACAAAAACTTTTCAAAAGCACACATTTCATTAGCAGCATGCAAATTTCAAGTAAAAAACGTAAACCTGCTAAGAGAAATTAGCAGAAGTACTTGTGAATACCAAACAGGTAAAATGTATCAATCTAGACAACTGTGTTAATATGATACTAGAAAGACATGTACCACCTGCCCCTTTTTCACAAAATGCTGGTTACCTGTGAGATCAGAAGGGACAAGGTATTTCTTCTTGTCCAGATCCCCTATCCTGGCTTTGGGAGCCTTCTCCACTATCACCTGGAATGAAGAGAACCACACTAATAAACAGTGAACAAACTCAGTTCATTCCAAAGGAGACAAACCTTATATAAAGTTATTTTATAAAACCCTTCAAGTACATACGACTGTGTATTGCTGATCTGCCTGCCAACTGTGGATGCTGTAAAGAGCATAAATAACGGAAAATAAGGGGAAGCGGGTGCCGTGGTGCTTTGAGccaccaccttgcactcaaaaggcctaggtttgaatccctgatTCAACTGTAGCGCACTGGAGCAGGATACTTacaatgaactgaaacagtaaaaatgatccttccgtataaatgtaagtgtaataagTGTAAGCTGTTTcatgttataagttgctttgtagaaaaaaatgagtgaaatgaaTGATGATAAGAAATCAACAAGAGCAAAAGGCATCAGTTGTCAATGGGAGTTACTGTATTTGTCTGTAACTCCGAGTACTATTGATAACATGTTTTTGGTCCACCCCAGTACCAGTCAAGGTGACAGGTGTTTATCTAactgacaccccccccaaccccccatccccccactgGGGGAAATGACGTTTATTAAACCCCTGGGATGTAAACATTTCCACTATTAAAGCAGTCCTCCTTCTTCCAGCATCAATACCATAACATATGCGATGGCCGAcagcaatatatatttacagagaTTCATTAACTGCGTTTTTAAACCCTAAATGTGGCCATTAAGTCAATATTTTtgacataaattataataatagtagACTATTAGAAGAGATGTTTGTACGGGCCTCCCGGAGACCATTTTAACAGCCGTATCCACGGCGACatcc
Proteins encoded in this window:
- the gps2 gene encoding G protein pathway suppressor 2 isoform X1, which codes for MMFRLAPPLPTAMPALLERPKLSNAMARALHKHIMRERERKRQEEEEVDKMMEQKMKEEEERKRKKEMEERMSLEETKEQIMKMEEKLQGLQEEKHQLFLQLKKVLHEEEKRRRKEQSDMTTLTSATYQPNMPIHSGQHVLSMQGSPVSHGRPGALLGERSKQLFQSPVIPGRHFQAQPGFSAGSSEHGQYTSSQTAHGPFGVSQPQHASPYAPGQPVPVSYASSSQLRGASAFQAMQYLPHQQQAYTVHSHFTSQPGFISSTGIPLQKQLEHANQQSGFTDSSTLRPMHPQALHPSAAGLMPNASIAVQIPPAKSGLPYAHPPRPASPGGFTHGTPPQQTHSATFQSSPQSAPRHAYLSHSQSGQRFYHHSK
- the gps2 gene encoding G protein pathway suppressor 2 isoform X3 codes for the protein MPALLERPKLSNAMARALHKHIMRERERKRQEEEEVDKMMEQKMKEEEERKRKKEMEERMSLEETKEQIMKMEEKLQGLQEEKHQLFLQLKKVLHEEEKRRRKEQSDMTTLTSATYQPNMPIHSGQHVLSMQGSPVSHGRPGALLGERSKQLFQSPVIPGRHFQAQPGFSAGSSEHGQYTSSQTAHGPFGVSQPQHASPYAPGQPVPVSYASSSQLRGASAFQAMQYLPHQQQAYTVHSHFTSQPGFISSTGIPLQKQLEHANQQSGFTDSSTLRPMHPQALHPSAAGLMPNASIAVQIPPAKSGLPYAHPPRPASPGGFTHGTPPQQTHSATFQSSPQSAPRHAYLSHSQSGQRFYHHSK
- the gps2 gene encoding G protein pathway suppressor 2 isoform X2, whose product is MMFRLAPPLPTAMPALLERPKLSNAMARALHKHIMRERERKRQEEEEVDKMMEQKMKEEEERKRKKEMEERMSLEETKEQIMKMEEKLQGLQEEKHQLFLQLKKVLHEEEKRRRKEQSDMTTLTSATYQPNMPIHSGQHVLSMQGSPVSHGRPGALLGERSKQLFQSPVIPAQPGFSAGSSEHGQYTSSQTAHGPFGVSQPQHASPYAPGQPVPVSYASSSQLRGASAFQAMQYLPHQQQAYTVHSHFTSQPGFISSTGIPLQKQLEHANQQSGFTDSSTLRPMHPQALHPSAAGLMPNASIAVQIPPAKSGLPYAHPPRPASPGGFTHGTPPQQTHSATFQSSPQSAPRHAYLSHSQSGQRFYHHSK
- the gabarapa gene encoding GABA(A) receptor-associated protein a, encoding MKFLYKEEHPFEKRRSEGEKIRKKYPDRVPVIVEKAPKARIGDLDKKKYLVPSDLTVGQFYFLIRKRIHLRAEDALFFFVNNVIPPTSATMGLLYQEHHEEDFFLYIAYSDESVYGGRPREM